In Streptomyces sp. NBC_01381, a genomic segment contains:
- a CDS encoding MATE family efflux transporter, protein MTQAPAAPKAARRRHDREIIALAVPAFGALVAEPLFVMADSAIVGHLGTAQLAGLGVASALLTTAVSVFVFLAYATTAAVARRVGAGDLQAAIRQGMDGIWLALLLGAAVIAVVLPTAPALVELFGASDTAAPYAVTYLRISSLGIPAMLVVLAATGVLRGLQDTKTPLYVAIGGFVANGVLNVGLVYGAGLGIAGSAWGTVIAQFAMAAVYLFVVVRGARRHGASLRPDADGIRACAQAGAPLLVRTLSLRAILMIATAVAARLGDADVAAHQIILSLWSLLAFALDAIAIAGQAIVGRYLGANDAQGARDVCRRMVQWGIASGVVLGVLVVLARPLFIPLFTSDAAVEDAALPALVVVAIAQPICGIVYVLDGVLMGAGDGSYLAWAMLATLAVFVPVALLVPTLGGGLTALWGAMTLMMAVRMITLWLRSRSGRWIVTGATR, encoded by the coding sequence ATGACACAGGCTCCCGCGGCACCCAAGGCCGCACGGCGACGGCATGACCGAGAGATCATCGCACTCGCCGTCCCCGCCTTCGGCGCACTCGTCGCCGAGCCTCTCTTCGTGATGGCCGACAGCGCCATCGTCGGCCATCTCGGCACCGCGCAACTGGCCGGTCTCGGCGTCGCCTCGGCTCTCCTCACCACCGCCGTGAGCGTCTTCGTCTTCCTTGCCTACGCCACCACGGCCGCCGTCGCCCGACGGGTCGGCGCCGGAGATCTCCAGGCCGCCATCCGCCAGGGCATGGACGGCATCTGGCTCGCCCTCCTGCTCGGCGCCGCCGTCATCGCCGTCGTCCTGCCCACCGCACCCGCGCTCGTCGAGCTCTTCGGCGCATCGGACACCGCCGCCCCGTACGCGGTCACGTATCTCCGCATCTCCTCGCTCGGCATTCCGGCCATGCTCGTCGTGCTCGCCGCCACCGGTGTGCTGCGCGGCCTGCAGGACACGAAGACCCCGCTGTACGTCGCCATCGGCGGTTTCGTGGCCAACGGCGTCCTCAATGTGGGCCTCGTGTACGGCGCGGGCCTCGGCATCGCCGGTTCGGCCTGGGGCACCGTCATCGCCCAGTTCGCCATGGCCGCCGTGTATCTCTTCGTCGTCGTACGCGGAGCCAGACGCCACGGCGCCTCACTCCGCCCCGACGCCGACGGCATCAGGGCCTGCGCACAGGCAGGCGCACCCCTTCTCGTCCGTACGCTCTCGCTGCGGGCGATCCTCATGATCGCGACAGCGGTGGCCGCCCGCCTCGGCGACGCCGATGTGGCCGCCCACCAGATCATCCTGTCCCTGTGGAGTCTGCTGGCGTTCGCCCTCGACGCCATCGCCATCGCGGGCCAGGCGATCGTCGGCCGCTATCTGGGAGCGAACGACGCCCAGGGCGCGCGCGACGTCTGCCGTCGGATGGTGCAGTGGGGCATCGCATCGGGGGTCGTGCTCGGCGTCCTGGTCGTCCTGGCCCGGCCCTTGTTCATCCCGCTGTTCACGAGTGACGCGGCGGTCGAGGACGCGGCGCTGCCGGCCCTCGTGGTGGTGGCCATCGCCCAGCCGATCTGCGGCATCGTCTATGTCCTGGACGGCGTCCTGATGGGAGCCGGCGACGGCTCCTACCTGGCCTGGGCCATGCTCGCCACGCTCGCCGTCTTCGTCCCCGTCGCCCTCTTGGTGCCCACCCTGGGCGGCGGCCTGACGGCACTGTGGGGAGCGATGACGCTCATGATGGCGGTACGGATGATCACACTGTGGCTGCGATCCCGCTCGGGCCGCTGGATCGTCACGGGCGCCACACGCTGA
- the dnaB gene encoding replicative DNA helicase, with amino-acid sequence MSISEPLDDPWADSGPSDRLPASRRRDGGRSRDEQHERGREGGGWDGGGTAFERVPPQDLDAEQSVLGGMLLSKDAIADVVEVLKGHDFYRPAHETIYTAILDLYAKGEPADPITTAAELTKRGEITKVGGAPYLHTLVQTVPTAANAEYYAEIVHERAVLRRLVEAGTRITQMGYAADGDVDEIVNSAQAEIYAVTEQRTSEDYLPLGDIMEGALDEIEAIGSRSGEMTGVPTGFTDFDSLTNGLHPGQMIVIAARPAMGKSTLALDFARACSIKHNLPSVIFSLEMGRNEIAMRLLSAEARVALHHMRSGTMTDEDWTRLARRMPEVSAAPLYIDDSPNLSMMEIRAKCRRLKQRSDIKLVIIDYLQLMQSGGSKRAESRQQEVSDMSRNLKLLAKELEVPVIALSQLNRGPEQRTDKKPQVSDLRESGSIEQDADMVILLHREDAYEKESPRAGEADIIVGKHRNGPTATITVAFQGHYSRFVDMAQT; translated from the coding sequence GTGAGTATTTCCGAGCCTTTGGACGACCCCTGGGCCGACAGCGGTCCCAGTGATCGTCTGCCCGCCTCCCGGCGCCGCGACGGCGGCCGCAGCCGCGACGAACAGCACGAGCGGGGCCGCGAAGGCGGCGGCTGGGACGGCGGAGGCACCGCGTTCGAGCGCGTACCGCCGCAGGACCTGGACGCGGAGCAGTCGGTGCTCGGCGGCATGCTCCTCTCCAAGGACGCCATCGCCGATGTCGTCGAGGTCCTCAAGGGACATGACTTCTACCGGCCCGCGCACGAGACGATCTACACCGCGATCCTCGACCTGTACGCGAAGGGCGAGCCGGCCGACCCGATCACCACCGCCGCCGAGCTCACCAAGCGTGGCGAGATCACCAAGGTGGGCGGCGCCCCGTATCTGCACACGCTGGTGCAGACGGTGCCGACCGCGGCGAATGCCGAGTACTACGCGGAGATCGTCCACGAGCGCGCGGTCCTGCGCCGCCTCGTCGAGGCCGGCACCCGCATCACGCAGATGGGATACGCGGCTGACGGCGACGTCGACGAGATCGTCAACAGCGCCCAGGCCGAGATCTACGCGGTCACTGAGCAGCGCACCAGCGAGGACTATCTGCCGCTCGGCGACATCATGGAGGGCGCGCTCGACGAGATCGAGGCGATCGGCTCGCGCAGCGGTGAGATGACCGGTGTGCCGACGGGCTTCACCGACTTCGACTCGCTGACGAACGGCCTGCACCCGGGCCAGATGATCGTCATCGCGGCCCGTCCCGCCATGGGTAAGTCCACGCTGGCCCTCGACTTCGCACGGGCCTGTTCGATCAAGCACAACCTGCCCAGCGTCATCTTCTCCCTGGAAATGGGGCGCAACGAGATCGCGATGCGTCTGCTCTCCGCGGAGGCCCGTGTCGCGCTGCACCACATGCGCTCCGGCACCATGACGGACGAGGACTGGACGCGCCTCGCGCGCCGTATGCCCGAGGTCTCGGCCGCCCCCCTCTACATCGACGACTCCCCGAACCTGTCGATGATGGAGATCCGCGCCAAGTGCCGTCGCCTCAAGCAGCGCAGCGACATCAAGCTCGTGATCATCGACTATCTGCAGCTGATGCAGTCCGGTGGTTCGAAGCGCGCCGAGAGCCGCCAGCAGGAGGTCTCGGACATGTCGCGAAACCTGAAGCTGCTCGCCAAGGAGCTCGAAGTCCCGGTCATCGCGCTCTCGCAGCTGAACCGTGGCCCCGAGCAGCGCACGGACAAGAAGCCCCAGGTCTCCGACCTGCGTGAATCCGGATCGATCGAGCAGGACGCCGACATGGTCATCCTGCTGCACCGCGAGGACGCGTACGAGAAGGAGTCACCGCGCGCGGGCGAGGCGGACATCATCGTGGGCAAGCACCGTAACGGCCCGACGGCCACGATCACGGTCGCCTTCCAGGGCCATTACTCGCGCTTCGTGGACATGGCGCAGACGTAA
- a CDS encoding dihydrofolate reductase family protein, whose product MRKLIYGMNLTLDGYIAAPGDDIGWSVPSDELFQFWSDQLQATDLTLYGRKLWQTMSSYWPTGDQQPNATPAEIEFARRWRDMSKVVFSSTIDKVDWNTRLVTGDAVAEITRLKAEDGGPMDICGATLAGAAMQAGLIDEYVLATAPVLVGGGTPFFTALDNWVNLNLVETRTFPCGVLLTRYETRR is encoded by the coding sequence ATGCGGAAACTGATCTACGGCATGAACCTGACCCTGGACGGCTACATCGCCGCGCCCGGCGACGACATCGGCTGGAGCGTGCCGAGCGACGAGCTGTTCCAGTTCTGGTCCGACCAGTTGCAGGCGACCGACCTGACGCTGTACGGGCGCAAGCTGTGGCAGACGATGAGCTCCTACTGGCCGACCGGCGACCAGCAGCCCAACGCCACCCCGGCGGAGATCGAGTTCGCGCGCCGCTGGCGGGACATGTCGAAGGTGGTGTTCTCCTCGACGATCGACAAGGTCGACTGGAACACCCGCCTGGTCACCGGCGACGCGGTCGCCGAGATCACCCGGCTCAAGGCCGAGGACGGCGGCCCGATGGACATCTGCGGCGCGACGCTCGCCGGGGCCGCCATGCAGGCCGGGCTGATCGACGAGTACGTGCTGGCCACCGCTCCGGTCCTGGTGGGCGGCGGCACGCCGTTCTTCACCGCGCTGGACAACTGGGTGAACCTGAACCTGGTGGAGACGCGGACGTTTCCCTGCGGCGTGCTCCTGACCAGGTACGAGACGAGGCGCTGA
- a CDS encoding VOC family protein — MEQLVARHAPADVVAGRGDVAVQGQVHAVDQFPHGASLPCVGLTRTDRRGAGNSSVRDLSSHVRLHLDFRPDDQDAEATRLLAHDAQRVDSGQGDQSWVVLADPEGNEFCILGRRRQ; from the coding sequence CTGGAACAGCTCGTCGCTCGGCACGCTCCAGCCGATGTCGTCGCCGGGCGCGGCGATGTAGCCGTCCAGGGTCAGGTTCATGCCGTAGATCAGTTTCCGCATGGCGCCAGCCTTCCGTGTGTCGGTCTCACGCGTACGGACCGACGCGGCGCGGGAAACTCATCGGTGCGCGATCTGAGCTCACATGTCCGACTGCATCTCGACTTCCGGCCTGATGACCAGGACGCCGAGGCGACTCGTCTGCTGGCCCATGACGCACAGCGTGTCGACAGTGGCCAGGGTGATCAATCGTGGGTTGTTCTGGCCGACCCCGAAGGCAACGAGTTCTGCATCCTTGGCCGGCGGCGGCAGTAA
- a CDS encoding PLP-dependent aminotransferase family protein encodes MNRSNDHAADQSIAPSPGADFLQLNIDDAPPGGRADWLARRLRLAIADGRLPVGSRLPATRTLAGELRVSRGVITEAYQRLSEDGHVAGRGRNGTVVVAAPVTVRSEGKGVGDGERARAQPHPPPSTLFATAPGTDIFDALRAAPARIDLSPGVPDLAAFPRTAWLRAERTVLKELPASAFGYGDPRGARELRVALAHWLARSRGIRADPDEVVVTAGTAQTLTLAGQVLHDDGMRAVAVEDPGSLGGRQHLRNARLDTPPVPVDGDGIRVDALETTGAPAVLLTPAHQFPTGVVLGGRRRRALMRWATEHDGLIIEDDYDAEHRYDRAPVPALRSLLAEHVLYAGSVSKLLAPALRIGWAIAPPRHRDALVAAKRFADLGSAVLPQLVLAQLMESGALERQLRLLRGRHRRRRDAMIAAIRSRLPNAVVHGAAAGLHLTITFDAAFRDTGLAAAALLRGVKVQPLSWHGQRPHRPGLVLGYAAPTATDIAEGISLLGDAVRDLA; translated from the coding sequence GTGAACAGGTCCAATGACCATGCTGCCGACCAGTCCATAGCGCCGTCCCCCGGGGCCGACTTCCTCCAGCTGAACATCGACGATGCCCCGCCCGGCGGGCGCGCGGACTGGCTGGCCCGGCGGCTGCGCCTCGCGATTGCGGACGGCCGCCTGCCGGTGGGCAGCAGGCTGCCGGCCACCCGGACCCTGGCGGGCGAACTGCGCGTGTCCCGCGGCGTGATCACCGAGGCGTACCAGCGCCTGAGCGAGGACGGCCATGTCGCGGGGCGGGGGCGCAACGGCACCGTGGTGGTCGCCGCGCCCGTGACGGTCCGGTCGGAGGGCAAAGGGGTCGGCGACGGAGAGAGGGCCCGCGCGCAGCCGCATCCACCGCCGAGCACTCTCTTCGCTACCGCGCCCGGCACAGACATCTTCGACGCGCTGCGGGCCGCGCCGGCCCGGATCGACCTCTCGCCCGGGGTGCCCGATCTCGCGGCGTTCCCGCGCACCGCGTGGCTCCGCGCCGAACGCACCGTACTCAAGGAACTCCCGGCCTCCGCCTTCGGATACGGAGACCCGCGCGGGGCCCGGGAACTGCGCGTCGCCCTCGCCCACTGGCTGGCCCGCAGCCGGGGCATCCGCGCCGATCCGGACGAGGTCGTCGTCACCGCGGGCACGGCTCAGACCCTCACTCTGGCCGGTCAGGTGCTGCACGACGACGGGATGCGCGCGGTGGCCGTGGAGGACCCCGGCTCGCTCGGCGGCCGGCAGCATCTGCGCAACGCGCGCCTGGACACACCGCCCGTCCCGGTCGACGGCGACGGCATCCGCGTCGACGCACTGGAGACCACGGGCGCTCCCGCCGTCCTGCTGACACCGGCTCACCAGTTCCCGACCGGCGTCGTGCTCGGCGGCCGACGCCGGCGCGCGCTGATGCGCTGGGCCACGGAGCACGACGGGCTGATCATCGAGGACGACTACGACGCCGAGCACCGCTACGACCGCGCCCCGGTCCCCGCCCTGCGTTCCCTGCTCGCCGAGCACGTCCTGTACGCCGGCAGCGTGTCCAAGCTGCTCGCTCCGGCGCTGCGCATCGGCTGGGCCATCGCGCCGCCCCGGCACCGGGACGCGCTCGTCGCCGCCAAGCGCTTCGCCGACCTCGGCAGCGCCGTACTGCCGCAGCTCGTCCTGGCCCAGCTGATGGAATCCGGCGCGCTGGAACGCCAGTTGCGTCTTCTGCGGGGGCGCCATCGCCGCCGCAGGGACGCGATGATCGCCGCGATCAGGAGCCGGCTGCCGAACGCCGTCGTGCACGGCGCCGCTGCCGGCCTGCATCTGACGATCACCTTCGACGCGGCGTTCCGCGACACCGGCCTCGCCGCGGCGGCCCTGCTGCGCGGTGTGAAGGTCCAGCCCTTGTCCTGGCACGGCCAGCGCCCGCACCGCCCAGGCCTCGTCCTCGGCTACGCCGCACCCACCGCCACCGACATCGCCGAGGGCATCTCGCTCCTCGGCGACGCCGTGCGGGACTTGGCCTGA
- a CDS encoding methyltransferase domain-containing protein has product MHTATTNPAPSSPAILPAVDYVHGYSDREARRLGDQADTLAALLHEGTAYPAGSRVLEVGCGVGAQTVHLVDSSPGAHIVAVDRSVDSLAQARARVEAHAPDADVTWCRADLFDLPFPDAEFDHIFVCFVLEHLAAPRRALAALRRLLRPGGSLTVIEGDHASAFFHPDSAYARAAIGCLVQLQADGGGNGLIGRELQPLVAGAGYDDVRVRACAVYADRTRPALVDGFTRSTFTAMIESVREDALAAALITEADWDRGIADLRRTADDDGTFHYTFFKATGTRTA; this is encoded by the coding sequence ATGCACACGGCCACCACGAACCCCGCGCCCTCATCTCCCGCCATCCTCCCGGCAGTTGACTACGTCCACGGATACTCGGACCGCGAGGCCCGCAGGCTCGGTGACCAGGCGGACACCCTTGCCGCGCTGCTGCACGAAGGCACGGCGTATCCCGCGGGCAGCCGGGTCCTGGAGGTCGGCTGCGGGGTCGGCGCCCAGACCGTGCACCTCGTCGACTCCAGCCCCGGCGCGCACATCGTCGCCGTCGACCGCTCGGTGGACTCGCTGGCACAGGCCCGCGCCCGCGTCGAGGCCCACGCGCCCGACGCGGACGTCACGTGGTGCCGTGCCGATCTCTTCGATCTTCCTTTCCCGGATGCCGAGTTCGACCACATCTTCGTGTGCTTCGTCCTGGAGCACCTGGCCGCTCCCCGGCGTGCGCTCGCCGCGCTGCGGAGGCTGCTGCGACCCGGCGGGAGCCTCACCGTGATCGAGGGGGACCACGCGTCGGCGTTCTTCCACCCGGACAGTGCCTACGCTCGTGCGGCGATCGGCTGCCTGGTCCAGTTGCAGGCGGACGGTGGTGGAAACGGCCTGATCGGGCGGGAGTTGCAGCCTCTGGTCGCCGGGGCTGGATACGACGACGTCAGGGTGCGGGCGTGCGCCGTCTACGCGGACCGGACCCGCCCCGCGTTGGTCGACGGCTTCACCCGCAGCACGTTCACCGCCATGATCGAGTCCGTCAGGGAGGACGCGCTGGCCGCGGCGCTCATCACCGAGGCCGACTGGGACCGCGGGATCGCCGACCTGCGCAGGACCGCGGACGACGACGGGACCTTCCACTACACGTTCTTCAAGGCCACGGGTACGCGTACCGCATAG
- a CDS encoding serine hydrolase, with protein sequence MTSPREELLPTTRRALLHRVATAQAEGRAPSLVASVLRDGELVWTEGRTCVEGHAPDENVQYRIGSITKTFTAVLVMRLRDEGALDLSDPLEKHLPGTAAGDVTIAELLAHTSGLAAETPGEWWERTPGAQRPELEDVLGEQPFKHPTGRRFHYSNPGYTLLGSLIEALRGDSWEAVLRREILEPLGLDRTSAQPQAPHAGGWAVHPWADVMMPEPAEDLGLMAPAGQLWSTTADLARFGAFLLAGDDRVLSADSVREMSTPAAPTPPGDWNSTYGLGAQVLRVDGRTLVGHGGSLPGFMAGLWAIEEEGLVAVTLTNCTSGPAVTSLAAELLLIVAEAEPRIPDAWRPLPELDKALLELAGPWHWGTNTFVLRPAADGAVGLAPLVGGGRGSRFRPNGDGTWTGLDGYFAGEILRVVRRPDGSVSHLDLGSFFFTREPYDTGAPVPGGVDPEGWRGLPQ encoded by the coding sequence ATGACATCACCCCGTGAAGAGCTGCTGCCCACCACCCGCCGAGCCTTGTTGCACCGCGTCGCCACCGCTCAGGCGGAGGGCCGGGCTCCCTCCCTTGTCGCCTCGGTGCTCAGGGACGGCGAGTTGGTGTGGACCGAGGGCCGCACCTGCGTCGAGGGGCATGCGCCGGACGAGAACGTCCAGTACCGCATCGGCTCGATCACCAAGACCTTCACCGCCGTCCTGGTGATGCGGCTGCGCGACGAGGGCGCCCTTGACCTCTCCGATCCCTTGGAGAAGCACCTTCCGGGCACGGCCGCGGGCGACGTCACCATTGCGGAACTGCTCGCGCACACCAGCGGGTTGGCGGCCGAGACCCCCGGGGAGTGGTGGGAGCGTACGCCCGGTGCGCAGCGTCCCGAGCTGGAAGACGTACTCGGTGAGCAGCCCTTCAAGCACCCCACGGGGCGCCGGTTCCACTACTCCAACCCCGGCTACACGCTGCTCGGTTCGCTGATCGAGGCGCTCCGGGGTGATTCCTGGGAGGCCGTGCTGCGCCGCGAGATCCTTGAGCCGCTGGGCCTGGACCGTACGAGCGCGCAGCCGCAGGCGCCGCACGCGGGCGGCTGGGCCGTCCATCCGTGGGCGGACGTGATGATGCCCGAACCCGCCGAAGACCTGGGTCTCATGGCACCGGCCGGACAGCTGTGGTCCACGACGGCGGATCTGGCCCGGTTCGGCGCCTTCCTCCTGGCGGGCGACGATCGTGTCCTGTCCGCCGATTCGGTACGGGAGATGAGTACTCCGGCGGCGCCCACGCCGCCGGGGGACTGGAACTCGACGTACGGGCTCGGCGCGCAGGTGCTCCGGGTGGACGGGCGCACGCTGGTCGGGCACGGGGGCTCACTGCCGGGCTTCATGGCCGGGCTGTGGGCGATCGAGGAGGAAGGTCTGGTGGCGGTCACGCTGACCAACTGCACCTCCGGTCCGGCCGTGACGTCGCTGGCCGCCGAGCTGCTCCTGATCGTTGCCGAGGCCGAGCCGCGCATCCCCGATGCATGGCGGCCGCTGCCCGAGCTGGACAAGGCTCTGCTGGAGCTCGCGGGGCCCTGGCACTGGGGGACGAACACCTTCGTGCTGCGGCCGGCGGCCGACGGGGCGGTCGGTCTTGCGCCCCTGGTCGGCGGGGGCCGAGGCTCGCGGTTCCGGCCGAACGGCGACGGCACCTGGACCGGGCTCGACGGCTACTTCGCGGGGGAGATCCTGCGGGTGGTGCGGCGGCCGGACGGGTCGGTGAGCCATCTCGACCTCGGCTCGTTCTTCTTCACGCGGGAGCCGTACGACACGGGCGCTCCCGTGCCGGGCGGGGTGGACCCGGAGGGGTGGCGCGGACTTCCCCAGTAG
- a CDS encoding GNAT family N-acetyltransferase — MGDLEIRPAVADDIPAIVKMLADDSLGNHRESPDDLTPYLAAYERLAGDPNQHQVVTVREGRVVGTLQLTIIHGLSRKGATRSIIEAVRIHADERGSGLGTRFIEWAIEESRRQNCQLVQLTSDATRTDAHRFYERLGFTASHVGFKLQL, encoded by the coding sequence ATGGGAGATCTTGAGATACGCCCGGCCGTGGCCGACGACATCCCCGCCATCGTGAAGATGCTCGCCGATGACTCGCTGGGCAACCATCGCGAGTCGCCGGACGACCTCACGCCGTACCTCGCCGCGTACGAGCGACTGGCCGGCGACCCGAACCAGCACCAGGTCGTCACCGTACGCGAAGGACGCGTCGTCGGCACCCTTCAGCTCACGATCATTCACGGGCTGTCCCGGAAGGGGGCCACCCGGTCGATCATCGAGGCCGTACGCATCCACGCCGACGAGCGCGGCAGCGGCCTCGGCACCCGCTTTATCGAGTGGGCCATCGAGGAATCCCGGCGCCAGAACTGCCAGTTGGTGCAGCTGACCTCCGACGCCACCCGCACCGATGCCCATCGCTTCTACGAGCGGCTCGGGTTCACGGCATCGCATGTGGGCTTCAAGTTGCAGCTCTGA
- a CDS encoding MarR family winged helix-turn-helix transcriptional regulator, whose protein sequence is MTATDPALTALAQGWCALSLLHGKIETHIERALQAKHGLSVREYSLLDVLSRQHDGEGGHLQMKQVADAVVLSQSATTRLVTRLEDRGLLARYLCPTDRRGIYTDVSESGAALLAEARPTNDTALREALDAAALEPELAPLVRAVEAVRVPA, encoded by the coding sequence ATGACAGCGACGGACCCCGCACTGACCGCCCTTGCACAGGGCTGGTGCGCGCTCTCCCTGCTCCACGGGAAGATCGAGACCCACATCGAGCGCGCCCTGCAGGCCAAGCACGGCCTGAGCGTGCGCGAGTACTCCCTGCTGGACGTCCTCAGCCGGCAGCACGACGGGGAGGGCGGCCATCTGCAGATGAAGCAGGTCGCCGACGCCGTCGTGCTCAGCCAGAGCGCCACCACACGCCTGGTCACCCGGCTCGAGGACCGCGGGCTGCTCGCCCGCTACCTGTGCCCGACCGACCGCCGGGGCATCTACACCGACGTCAGCGAATCGGGCGCCGCTCTGCTCGCCGAGGCGCGGCCCACCAATGACACCGCGCTGCGCGAGGCGCTCGACGCGGCGGCACTGGAACCGGAGCTCGCGCCGCTGGTCAGGGCCGTGGAAGCGGTGCGCGTACCGGCGTAA
- a CDS encoding MFS transporter — MPLALLALAIGAFGIGTTEFVIMGLLPEVAGDFGVSIPTAGLLVTGYALGVVLGAPLMTVLGTRIPRKRMLMILMGLFIAGNLLSAVAPAFGVMLAGRVVASLAHGAFFGIGSVVAAELVAPEKKAGAIAMMFTGLTVANVVGVPLGTLVGQTLGWRITFAIVAGLGVIGLVGIAKLVPDLPKPQGVRLRHELAAFRNVQVLLAMAMTILGFGGVFAAVTYLAPMMTDVAGYADSSVTWLLVLFGLGMVAGNLIGGKFADRSLMPLLYISLSGLAVVLALFTFTAHNKIAAAVTIALIGALGFATVPPLQKRVLDQASGAPTLASAVNIGAFNLGNALSAWLGGLVISAGLGYTAPNWVGAVLAGSALVLAVLSAVLERRSATPSLVVAGAAPLEQPTPVHL; from the coding sequence ATGCCTCTCGCGCTACTGGCCCTCGCGATCGGGGCCTTCGGAATCGGGACCACAGAGTTCGTGATCATGGGACTGCTCCCTGAGGTCGCGGGTGACTTCGGCGTCTCCATCCCCACGGCCGGTCTCCTCGTGACCGGCTACGCACTCGGCGTCGTCCTCGGCGCTCCCCTGATGACCGTTCTCGGCACCCGTATCCCGCGCAAGCGGATGCTGATGATCCTGATGGGCCTGTTCATCGCGGGCAATCTGCTCTCCGCCGTGGCCCCGGCCTTCGGCGTGATGCTGGCGGGCCGGGTCGTCGCCTCGCTCGCCCACGGCGCCTTCTTCGGCATCGGCTCGGTCGTCGCGGCGGAGCTGGTCGCGCCGGAGAAGAAGGCCGGAGCGATCGCCATGATGTTCACGGGCCTCACCGTGGCCAATGTGGTCGGTGTGCCGCTCGGCACTCTCGTCGGGCAGACCCTCGGCTGGCGGATCACCTTCGCCATCGTGGCCGGCCTCGGCGTCATCGGCCTCGTGGGCATCGCCAAGCTGGTCCCGGACCTGCCCAAGCCCCAGGGCGTACGGCTCCGCCATGAGCTGGCGGCGTTCCGCAACGTACAAGTACTGCTCGCCATGGCGATGACGATCCTCGGCTTCGGCGGTGTCTTCGCGGCCGTCACCTATCTCGCGCCGATGATGACGGACGTCGCGGGCTACGCGGACTCCTCCGTGACCTGGCTGCTCGTCCTCTTCGGCCTCGGCATGGTCGCGGGCAACCTGATCGGCGGGAAGTTCGCGGATCGCTCGCTGATGCCGCTGCTGTACATCTCGCTGAGCGGGCTTGCCGTGGTGCTCGCCCTCTTCACCTTCACCGCGCACAACAAGATCGCCGCAGCCGTGACCATCGCCCTGATCGGCGCCCTGGGCTTCGCGACCGTGCCGCCGCTGCAGAAGCGGGTGCTCGACCAGGCCTCCGGCGCGCCCACGCTCGCCTCGGCCGTGAACATCGGCGCCTTCAACCTCGGCAACGCCCTCTCGGCCTGGCTCGGCGGCCTCGTGATCTCCGCGGGCCTCGGCTACACCGCCCCGAACTGGGTGGGCGCGGTCCTCGCGGGCTCCGCGCTCGTCCTGGCCGTGCTCTCGGCCGTGCTCGAGCGCCGCTCGGCCACCCCGAGCCTGGTCGTCGCGGGAGCGGCCCCGCTGGAGCAGCCGACGCCCGTTCACCTCTGA
- a CDS encoding heme-binding protein → MSTTATAVAPLTIQDAEALVSTAHRAAEAAGVMVSVTVLDAGGHLLAFRRDDRAVLISGETSTRKAYTALQLNAPTADLVDLVKPDGPFHTLPTALDRPLLFIAGGIPVHRDGRLIGAIGVGGGAPEQDHGFATAAVEALA, encoded by the coding sequence ATGAGCACCACCGCCACCGCCGTCGCCCCGCTGACCATCCAGGACGCCGAGGCGCTCGTCTCCACGGCCCACCGTGCGGCTGAGGCCGCCGGTGTCATGGTCAGCGTCACCGTCCTCGACGCGGGCGGGCATCTGCTGGCCTTCCGGCGTGACGACCGGGCCGTGCTGATCTCCGGAGAGACCAGCACCCGCAAGGCGTACACGGCGCTTCAGCTCAACGCCCCGACCGCCGACCTCGTCGACCTGGTCAAGCCCGACGGCCCCTTCCACACCCTGCCCACCGCCCTCGACCGGCCGCTGCTCTTCATCGCCGGCGGCATCCCGGTCCACCGCGACGGCCGGCTGATCGGCGCCATCGGCGTCGGCGGTGGAGCGCCCGAGCAGGACCACGGTTTCGCTACGGCGGCCGTGGAGGCGCTCGCGTAG